The following proteins are encoded in a genomic region of Corylus avellana chromosome ca4, CavTom2PMs-1.0:
- the LOC132177260 gene encoding F-box protein CPR1-like produces MTMIKDEIDDHRFGPLILWNPSIRMSITLPRPCIDVPANRGRCVQGFGFDHKSNDYKVVRIVYEQWLSFSPKAELYKLRTGVWETVWVADDFKYNIYADPQVLVNGAIHWVGNHLRCWPSSGPELEFVVLLFHMCDEEFQVMKFPDRLISSLKKNYAEIGVYGGLLSLMEYIPQQHIDFSCTIWLMKEYGVAESWTKQFTVDLKGQPFGSIFSFINNEKILWPG; encoded by the exons ATGACTATGATCAAAGATGAGATTGATGACCATCGTTTCGGACCCCTGATTCTTTGGAACCCTTCAATTAGAATGTCTATCACTCTTCCTCGACCTTGCATTGATGTGCCGGCCAACAGAGGCCGCTGTGTTCAGGGGTTCGGTTTTGACCATAAAAGTAACGATTACAAGGTCGTGAGAATAGTCTACGAACAATGGTTATCTTTTTCACCTAAGGCGGAACTGTATAAACTCCGCACAGGCGTTTGGGAGACGGTTTGGGTTGCCGACGATTTTAAGTATAATATATATGCGGATCCGCAGGTTCTAGTGAATGGGGCAATCCACTGGGTTGGAAATCATTTAAGATGTTGGCCATCTTCCGGTCCTGAATTGgaatttgttgttttgttgtttcATATGTGTGATGAAGAATTCCAAGTGATGAAGTTTCCGGATCGTCTAATAAGTAGTTTGAAGAAGAATTATGCTGAAATTGGGGTTTATGGTGGATTGCTTTCTTTAATGGAGTATATCCCACAACAACATATTGATTTCAGCTGTACCATTTGGTTAATGAAGGAATATGGCGTAGCAGAGTCTTGGACTAAACAATTTACTGTTGATTTAAAGGGTCAGCCCTTTGGGTCGATCTTCAGTTTTATTAACAACGAAAAGATTTTGTGG CCTGGTTAA
- the LOC132177261 gene encoding F-box protein CPR1-like produces MSNRLLPRDLQNEILVRLPVKSLLRFQGVCQSWKSFISSPRFISMHTQYSESTDNYAHLLHWEEKNDKDGVIQYQLHHIDGSFNKFQKLEYPCQIRDREYSFALECKGLILFTMTMIKDEIDDHRFEPLILWNPAIRMSITLPRPCIDVPANRGRCVHGFGFDHKSNDYKVVRIVYGRYSSFSPKAELYKLCTGTWKTVKVADDFKYTIYACMQALVNGAIHWLGNHLRGWPSSGTELEFGVVLFHICDEEFQVMKFPDHLISSLKKNYAEIGVYGGLLSLMEYNRQEFIHFSCSIWLMKEYGVAESWTKQFTIDLKNVLFTSKGDQQLTTMKDRGTYGRARPSAFI; encoded by the exons ATGTCAAACCGGCTTCTTCCACGCGATCTTCAGAACGAAATCCTGGTAAGACTACCCGTCAAATCGCTTTTACGATTCCAAGGTGTTTGTCAATCATGGAAATCCTTCATCTCTAGTCCCAGATTTATTTCCATGCACACCCAATATAGTGAGAGCACCGACAATTATGCTCACCTATTACATTGGGAggagaaaaatgataaagacgGAGTGATACAATACCAATTACACCATATCGATGGTTCATTCAACAAGTTTCAAAAACTTGAATATCCATGCCAAATTAGAGATAGAGAGTATAGTTTCGCCCTTGAATGCAAAGGATTAATACTTTTTACTATGACTATGATCAAAGATGAGATTGATGACCATCGTTTCGAGCCCCTGATTCTTTGGAACCCTGCAATTAGAATGTCTATCACGCTTCCTCGACCTTGCATTGATGTACCGGCCAACAGAGGCCGCTGTGTTCATGGGTTCGGTTTTGACCATAAAAGTAACGATTACAAGGTGGTGAGAATAGTCTATGGACGATACTCATCCTTTTCACCTAAGGCGGAACTGTATAAACTCTGCACAGGCACTTGGAAGACGGTTAAGGTTGCCGACGATTTTAAGTAtactatatatgcatgtatgcaGGCTTTAGTTAATGGGGCAATCCACTGGCTTGGAAATCATTTAAGAGGTTGGCCATCTTCCGGTACTGAATTGGAATTTGGTGTTGTGCTGTTTCATATTTGTGATGAAGAATTCCAAGTGATGAAGTTTCCGGATCATCTTATAAGTAGTTTGAAGAAGAATTATGCTGAAATTGGGGTTTATGGTGGATTGCTTTCTTTAATGGAGTATAACCGGCAAGAATTTATTCATTTCAGCTGCAGCATTTGGTTAATGAAGGAATATGGCGTAGCAGAGTCTTGGACTAAACAATTTACTATTGATTTAAAGAATGT GCTTTTCACTAGCAAGGGTGACCAACAATTAACAACTATGAAAGACAGAGGAACATATGGAAGAGCAAGACCATCTGCTTTTATTTGA
- the LOC132177262 gene encoding F-box/kelch-repeat protein At3g06240-like yields MDDRQESLILWNPAIRMSLTLPRPSIFVWAGIVYRAYGFDFDHKSNDYKVLRIVYEPHAPLELYDLYKLCTGTWETARVADDFKHTIYPYKEAFVNGAIHWFGNHERDRASSCPERVVVLFHMCDEEFRVMKFPDHLISSLKENYVDIWVYDGLLSLMEHNELQYIESLLL; encoded by the coding sequence ATGGATGATCGCCAAGAGTCACTGATTCTTTGGAACCCTGCAATAAGAATGTCTCTCACTCTTCCTCGACCTTCCATTTTTGTATGGGCCGGCATTGTCTACCGTGCTTACGGGTTCGATTTTGACCATAAAAGTAATGATTACAAGGTGTTGAGAATAGTCTATGAACCGCACGCACCCTTGGAATTGTATGACCTGTATAAACTCTGCACAGGCACTTGGGAGACGGCTAGGGTTGCTGATGATTTTAAACATACTATATATCCATATAAGGAGGCTTTCGTGAATGGGGCAATCCACTGGTTTGGAAATCATGAAAGAGATAGGGCATCTTCCTGTCCTGAACGTGTGGTTGTGTTGTTTCATATGTGTGATGAGGAATTCCGAGTGATGAAGTTTCCGGATCATCTAATAAGTAGTTTGAAAGAGAATTATGTGGATATTTGGGTTTATGATGGATTGCTTTCTTTAATGGAGCATAACGAGCTACAATATATTGAGAGTCTTCTGCTTTGA
- the LOC132179010 gene encoding transcription factor bHLH113 isoform X1, producing MADNEGFGGDHLRGATSFSQLLLADDDGDVDVAVGLDVDRTFNYSSVFSSEKPPKMLCFGNYQHKAEPVYSETTRTPPQKSGVTCSDSSSASSSNNSSINTFSKSAPTKKRNGSGQELVQCMSTSTTATVAGQRTSKKLKMENPTPTPAGHAKRKEKLGERITTLQQLVSPFGKTDTASVLHEAMGYIRFLHDQVQVLCSPYLQRLPSSSPHHLLDEGGENGGKAEKDLRSRGLCLVPVECTLHVANSNGADFWSAAAMGSHDVSSSTKQ from the exons ATGGCGGATAATGAGGGATTTGGGGGGGACCATCTCAGAGGAGCAACGAGTTTCTCTCAGCTCTTGCTGGCAGATGATGATGGCGATGTTGATGTTGCTGTGGGTCTTGATGTGGACCGCACCTTCAACTACTCCTCTGTTTTTTCCTCTGAAAAGCCTCCCAAAATGCTCTGCTTTGGGAACTACCAACACAAAGCAGAGCCAGTGTACTCCGAGACTACAAGGACTCCGCCGCAGAAATCAGGGGTCACATGCAGCGATTCCTCCTCCGCTTCTTCCAGCAATAATAGCAGTataaacactttttcaaaatctGCTCCAACT AAAAAGCGAAATGGGTCGGGCCAGGAATTGGTGCAGTGCATGAGCACCAGCACCACAGCTACGGTGGCAGGTCAGAGAACCTCTAAAAAGCTGAAAATGGAGAATCCCACCCCCACTCCGGCCGGCCATGCAAAG AGAAAGGAGAAGCTGGGTGAACGAATCACAACATTGCAGCAGCTTGTTTCTCCGTTTGGCAAG ACAGATACGGCGTCGGTGCTGCACGAAGCGATGGGATATATCAGGTTTCTGCACGACCAGGTTCAGGTCCTCTGCTCCCCTTACCTTCAACGCCTGCCATCTTCCTCACCCCACCACCTACTT GATGAGGGCGGAGAAAACGGGGGAAAAGCAGAAAAGGACTTGAGGAGCAGAGGGCTGTGCTTGGTTCCGGTAGAATGCACCTTACACGTGGCGAACAGCAACGGTGCTGATTTCTGGTCGGCTGCTGCCATGGGGAGCCATGATGTTTCATCGTCAACAAAGCAGTGA
- the LOC132179010 gene encoding transcription factor bHLH113 isoform X2 yields MADNEGFGGDHLRGATSFSQLLLADDDGDVDVAVGLDVDRTFNYSSVFSSEKPPKMLCFGNYQHKAEPVYSETTRTPPQKSGVTCSDSSSASSSNNSSINTFSKSAPTKKRNGSGQELVQCMSTSTTATVAGQRTSKKLKMENPTPTPAGHAKRKEKLGERITTLQQLVSPFGKIRRRCCTKRWDISGFCTTRFRSSAPLTFNACHLPHPTTYLMRAEKTGEKQKRT; encoded by the exons ATGGCGGATAATGAGGGATTTGGGGGGGACCATCTCAGAGGAGCAACGAGTTTCTCTCAGCTCTTGCTGGCAGATGATGATGGCGATGTTGATGTTGCTGTGGGTCTTGATGTGGACCGCACCTTCAACTACTCCTCTGTTTTTTCCTCTGAAAAGCCTCCCAAAATGCTCTGCTTTGGGAACTACCAACACAAAGCAGAGCCAGTGTACTCCGAGACTACAAGGACTCCGCCGCAGAAATCAGGGGTCACATGCAGCGATTCCTCCTCCGCTTCTTCCAGCAATAATAGCAGTataaacactttttcaaaatctGCTCCAACT AAAAAGCGAAATGGGTCGGGCCAGGAATTGGTGCAGTGCATGAGCACCAGCACCACAGCTACGGTGGCAGGTCAGAGAACCTCTAAAAAGCTGAAAATGGAGAATCCCACCCCCACTCCGGCCGGCCATGCAAAG AGAAAGGAGAAGCTGGGTGAACGAATCACAACATTGCAGCAGCTTGTTTCTCCGTTTGGCAAG ATACGGCGTCGGTGCTGCACGAAGCGATGGGATATATCAGGTTTCTGCACGACCAGGTTCAGGTCCTCTGCTCCCCTTACCTTCAACGCCTGCCATCTTCCTCACCCCACCACCTACTT GATGAGGGCGGAGAAAACGGGGGAAAAGCAGAAAAGGACTTGA